A single window of Fervidicoccus fontis Kam940 DNA harbors:
- a CDS encoding tRNA(Ile)(2)-agmatinylcytidine synthase, whose translation MKHLAITLDGYDTNFSGCTTHYTIFLIKKILKEINGAKLVKGPYLVRLNPNIPLKTRGNASVSFLVDVSSGSSVEKILSLHRRYSEKYSSTNERNGKGTILISEDPVDIVKKEAYNIYKKALSDYVPIIEGIRFADKFGLVFEGEKSIIGAVSALGYMYSGDDSTFELLAYRMPGETGERKIDNLTAGKVLLSYKTLFNNFDEKRKLLVASPKGPDPVLIGIRGYEPKDMVDAFYKLKIEEKIWEWCIFKTNQHTDAHKVFRRINDLRVYQAAYIYGTVTKKPEVKKGGHVLIEVSDGSGTIDVIFYSETNPMNEIASRLKEGDNIGILGGAVEKKDEGIIFEAEKLWVYFLSPTVKELNPLCPKCGKRLKSAGKGKGYKCDNCGFKTSEKLEKIKIIEKRDILFGPYTPRSGRIRHLVKPASLESIVLPKANDDIGNRTCSF comes from the coding sequence GTGAAGCATTTAGCAATAACACTTGATGGTTACGATACTAACTTTTCTGGGTGTACAACCCATTACACAATTTTTTTAATTAAAAAAATTTTAAAGGAGATAAATGGAGCAAAATTAGTTAAAGGACCTTATTTGGTTAGGCTTAATCCTAACATCCCTCTAAAAACTAGAGGAAACGCGTCTGTTTCATTTCTTGTTGATGTCAGTAGCGGATCATCTGTAGAAAAAATTTTGTCGTTGCATAGAAGATACTCAGAGAAATATTCTAGCACAAACGAAAGAAATGGAAAGGGGACAATACTAATTTCTGAAGATCCGGTAGATATCGTCAAAAAAGAAGCGTATAACATTTATAAAAAAGCACTTTCAGATTACGTTCCTATAATAGAGGGAATAAGATTTGCAGACAAGTTTGGCTTGGTATTTGAAGGAGAAAAGAGCATTATAGGAGCGGTTTCTGCATTAGGATATATGTACAGCGGAGATGACTCAACTTTCGAACTTTTAGCATATAGAATGCCAGGAGAAACCGGAGAGAGAAAGATAGATAATTTAACTGCAGGAAAAGTTTTACTTTCGTATAAAACTCTTTTTAACAATTTTGACGAGAAAAGAAAACTTTTAGTTGCTTCACCGAAGGGTCCAGATCCCGTGCTTATAGGCATAAGAGGATATGAGCCTAAAGATATGGTTGATGCATTCTATAAACTGAAGATAGAAGAAAAAATTTGGGAATGGTGCATTTTTAAGACAAACCAGCATACTGATGCACATAAAGTTTTCAGAAGAATAAACGATCTAAGAGTATATCAAGCTGCTTACATATATGGTACTGTAACTAAAAAGCCGGAGGTAAAGAAAGGAGGACATGTATTAATTGAAGTTTCTGATGGAAGCGGAACTATCGATGTAATTTTTTACTCTGAAACTAATCCGATGAATGAGATAGCTTCTAGGTTAAAGGAAGGTGATAACATAGGAATATTGGGAGGAGCCGTTGAGAAAAAGGATGAAGGTATTATATTTGAAGCCGAAAAACTATGGGTATACTTTCTATCCCCGACCGTAAAGGAGCTTAATCCTCTGTGTCCTAAGTGCGGAAAAAGGCTTAAAAGTGCTGGAAAAGGAAAGGGATATAAATGCGATAATTGTGGATTCAAAACTTCAGAAAAGTTGGAAAAGATAAAAATTATCGAAAAAAGGGACATTTTATTTGGCCCATACACTCCTAGAAGTGGCAGGATAAGACACTTGGTGAAACCGGCTTCTCTAGAAAGTATAGTTCTTCCTAAGGCTAATGATGATATAGGGAATAGAACATGCTCATTTTAG
- a CDS encoding Lrp/AsnC family transcriptional regulator, with protein sequence MPSAIVLINAEIGSEEEVFNDITKINEVTEAYVVYGVYDVIAKVEADTMDKLKEIIASHIRKLPKVRSTLTMIVVEGKELKRK encoded by the coding sequence ATGCCATCTGCAATTGTACTAATTAATGCAGAAATTGGAAGTGAAGAAGAAGTATTCAATGATATAACAAAAATAAATGAAGTAACAGAAGCTTACGTAGTATATGGAGTTTATGACGTAATCGCGAAGGTTGAAGCAGATACTATGGATAAACTTAAAGAAATAATCGCTTCACATATAAGAAAACTGCCTAAAGTAAGATCTACCCTTACAATGATAGTTGTTGAGGGGAAGGAGCTAAAGAGGAAGTGA
- a CDS encoding beta-ribofuranosylaminobenzene 5'-phosphate synthase family protein, producing the protein MIYVEAGSRLHLGFYNIKEGNWFYGSLGVYIEEPKTIVKIEEKKSDEYKKEEAKIFRYHLNICGEGNVSYSIVTSPPSQKGLGSTTQLSLSIAKGLSVICSKKINLKKIAVLAGRGTISGIGIYGFIYGGFLVDSGRFSKENKLEPPSKVKDLPQLITRISFPYGWKVVIIVPRKKIGLKEEDEKFMLSPNEEKELGRKLRLSLWEKTIRGLISKNIGLFGKGIEDIQKHMGEYFSKYQGGEFSSEETEKAVEVLRHSGTVGIGQSSWGPAAYGFYEVEKEEEIRKKIEKEIYKKDIDADVYFSGIRNHGYKIREKL; encoded by the coding sequence TTGATATATGTTGAAGCTGGTAGCAGATTGCATTTAGGTTTTTACAACATTAAAGAAGGGAATTGGTTTTATGGAAGCTTAGGTGTTTATATTGAAGAGCCAAAGACAATCGTAAAAATTGAGGAGAAAAAAAGCGATGAATACAAGAAAGAAGAAGCTAAAATATTCCGTTATCACCTGAATATATGTGGAGAAGGGAATGTGTCATATAGCATTGTGACATCTCCTCCAAGTCAAAAAGGTCTAGGGTCTACGACTCAGCTATCCCTTTCTATAGCTAAAGGTTTATCTGTGATATGCAGTAAAAAAATAAACTTGAAGAAAATAGCAGTTCTAGCCGGCAGAGGGACGATATCTGGAATAGGCATATATGGCTTTATTTATGGGGGATTTTTGGTAGACAGTGGTAGGTTCAGTAAAGAGAATAAACTGGAACCTCCGTCAAAAGTTAAAGACCTCCCACAACTCATTACAAGGATATCATTTCCTTATGGATGGAAAGTAGTAATAATAGTACCTAGAAAAAAAATAGGTTTGAAGGAAGAAGATGAAAAATTTATGCTGAGTCCGAATGAAGAAAAAGAACTTGGAAGAAAACTAAGGCTATCTCTTTGGGAAAAAACAATAAGAGGCTTGATTTCTAAAAATATTGGGCTTTTTGGAAAAGGGATTGAAGACATACAGAAACACATGGGCGAGTATTTCAGTAAATATCAAGGCGGAGAATTTTCTTCTGAAGAGACAGAAAAGGCAGTCGAAGTTTTAAGGCATTCAGGCACAGTAGGTATAGGTCAAAGCAGCTGGGGACCTGCCGCATATGGTTTTTACGAAGTTGAAAAAGAAGAAGAAATCAGAAAAAAGATAGAGAAAGAAATTTATAAAAAAGATATAGATGCAGATGTTTATTTTTCTGGAATAAGAAATCACGGATATAAGATCAGAGAGAAACTTTGA
- a CDS encoding DUF367 family protein translates to MQNYCSNLKIYVYRISEDYYKASTAVKLYKLKVATRVGDPRKLRGKFIVLDPFSQKVISKDDISYNLNGILVVDRSWNKILEKGGEVFPFKFGVRRRLPIFIASNPINYGIAYKLSSAEALAAALIILGCIERAKEILSYFKWGENFFSLNSKLIIDYVKASNEKDVLEIEEEFIKDIQGR, encoded by the coding sequence TTGCAAAACTATTGTAGCAATTTAAAAATTTATGTTTACAGAATTAGTGAAGATTACTATAAGGCCAGCACAGCTGTGAAGTTGTACAAGCTGAAGGTTGCGACTAGAGTGGGAGATCCTAGAAAGCTGAGAGGGAAATTTATTGTCTTAGATCCTTTCTCTCAAAAAGTTATTTCAAAGGACGATATTTCGTATAATTTAAACGGAATATTAGTCGTTGATAGGTCATGGAATAAAATTCTTGAAAAAGGAGGAGAAGTTTTTCCATTTAAGTTTGGTGTAAGAAGAAGATTGCCTATATTTATCGCTTCTAATCCTATAAATTATGGCATTGCGTATAAACTAAGTAGTGCGGAAGCTCTGGCAGCCGCTTTGATAATTTTGGGTTGCATAGAGAGGGCAAAGGAAATACTCTCGTATTTTAAATGGGGAGAAAACTTTTTCTCTTTAAACAGTAAGTTGATAATTGATTATGTGAAAGCAAGTAACGAAAAAGATGTGTTGGAAATAGAAGAAGAGTTCATAAAAGACATACAAGGTAGGTAG
- a CDS encoding phosphoribosyltransferase encodes MSADNKFLTLKWEDIENAVAAISEKIIESNFNPNVVVGILRGGWIPARIFADFLGIKDIGAIEIKFYKGIEEKMERPVITQPLVLDIRNKNVLLVDDVADSGKSLQTALSAINFYGPKNLKTVSLYVKPWSVIIPDYYYGETDKWIVFPWEKRETIEALVQAEYKIISRATIDVEKISKEFSDKLGLSYEEVKRIITLIISERSFFNPETIH; translated from the coding sequence ATGAGCGCTGATAATAAGTTCCTTACTTTAAAATGGGAAGATATAGAAAATGCTGTAGCTGCGATCTCGGAAAAAATTATAGAAAGCAATTTTAATCCAAATGTTGTTGTTGGAATTTTAAGAGGTGGTTGGATTCCAGCAAGGATATTTGCAGACTTTTTAGGAATAAAGGATATTGGAGCTATAGAAATAAAGTTCTATAAAGGAATAGAGGAAAAAATGGAAAGACCTGTTATAACGCAACCGCTGGTTTTAGATATTAGAAACAAGAATGTGCTTCTCGTTGATGATGTCGCAGATTCGGGAAAAAGCTTGCAGACCGCTTTGAGTGCTATAAATTTTTATGGTCCGAAAAATTTAAAGACAGTTTCTCTTTATGTAAAGCCTTGGAGCGTAATTATTCCTGATTACTACTATGGGGAAACAGATAAGTGGATAGTTTTTCCTTGGGAAAAGAGGGAGACCATTGAGGCGTTAGTTCAAGCAGAATATAAAATTATAAGCAGAGCAACAATAGACGTAGAAAAGATTTCAAAGGAATTTTCTGATAAGCTCGGGCTAAGTTATGAAGAGGTCAAGAGAATAATAACGCTTATAATATCAGAACGTTCATTTTTCAATCCTGAAACTATACATTAA
- a CDS encoding MoaD/ThiS family protein: MVEITLIANLIEKVGSEKINVKAEKLSEALKFLIPKLPDILDLEGKPSGNYIFLLNGADYRVFGDDPVVKDSDKVTIIPVSHGG, from the coding sequence TTGGTAGAAATAACACTTATAGCTAATTTAATTGAAAAAGTCGGTAGTGAAAAAATAAATGTAAAAGCTGAAAAATTGAGCGAAGCTCTTAAATTTTTGATACCCAAGCTTCCAGATATATTAGATTTGGAAGGTAAGCCAAGTGGAAATTACATTTTTTTGCTTAATGGCGCCGATTACAGAGTTTTTGGAGACGATCCGGTAGTGAAAGATAGTGATAAGGTTACAATAATACCTGTAAGCCACGGTGGATGA
- a CDS encoding 30S ribosomal protein S17e yields the protein MGKVRTAMVKRTARKLITAHPDLFTEDFEENKQLIRKLVDVNSKRVSNKIAGYITHLVKVTKQRGELQ from the coding sequence ATGGGAAAGGTAAGAACAGCAATGGTTAAGAGAACGGCTAGGAAACTAATTACAGCTCATCCAGATTTATTTACAGAAGATTTTGAAGAAAATAAGCAATTGATAAGAAAGCTTGTCGATGTAAATAGCAAAAGAGTAAGCAACAAAATTGCAGGTTACATAACTCATTTAGTAAAAGTAACAAAGCAAAGAGGAGAATTGCAATAA
- a CDS encoding SagB/ThcOx family dehydrogenase, translating to MSLEEAILNRSSKRSFKKDPLKFEHLSIILWSAQGLVESKKQGLAKRVAPSAGATYPFEVFVAIGENSICEGPQIISGIYKYISEEHSIKLKLEGDKRDDLARAAYSQNSIVQAPISIILVAKYEITTQVYGDRGIRYVHFEAGHIGQNIYLMATALGLGTVAIGAFDDDAVSEVLHLEKEEKPLYIFPIGFPKSISKRSFDLF from the coding sequence ATGAGTTTAGAAGAAGCGATTTTAAATCGCAGTAGTAAAAGGAGTTTTAAGAAAGACCCCCTAAAATTTGAGCATTTATCTATTATTCTTTGGTCAGCCCAAGGTTTAGTAGAAAGTAAGAAACAGGGGTTGGCAAAAAGAGTGGCACCAAGCGCAGGTGCAACATATCCATTCGAGGTTTTTGTAGCTATAGGAGAAAACAGCATATGTGAAGGGCCTCAAATAATTAGCGGTATATACAAATATATTTCTGAAGAGCACTCTATTAAGCTCAAATTGGAAGGCGATAAAAGAGACGATCTGGCCAGAGCAGCCTATTCACAGAACTCTATAGTACAAGCACCAATATCTATTATATTAGTAGCAAAATATGAAATAACAACACAAGTATATGGAGATAGAGGTATAAGGTACGTTCACTTTGAAGCGGGTCATATAGGTCAAAATATTTATTTGATGGCAACAGCACTAGGATTAGGTACTGTAGCAATAGGAGCATTTGATGATGATGCGGTTTCTGAAGTTTTACATTTAGAGAAGGAGGAAAAACCTCTGTATATATTTCCTATTGGATTTCCAAAATCAATCTCTAAAAGAAGTTTTGATTTGTTTTAA
- a CDS encoding translation initiation factor aIF-1A produces the protein MSKKEEGSRNEFPRPDESSVVCVVEKILGGDHFIAKCSDGKKRLTRIPGRLRRKMWIKERDVVLVAPWDMQSDTKADLLYKYSNNEVRKLVQEKLIPPELLEGA, from the coding sequence ATGTCAAAAAAAGAAGAAGGTTCGAGGAATGAATTTCCCCGTCCCGACGAATCTTCAGTAGTATGTGTAGTCGAAAAAATTCTTGGAGGAGATCACTTCATTGCCAAATGTAGCGATGGAAAGAAGAGGCTAACAAGAATACCTGGAAGACTTAGAAGGAAAATGTGGATTAAAGAAAGAGATGTAGTTCTAGTGGCACCTTGGGACATGCAATCTGATACTAAAGCAGATCTTTTATACAAATATTCTAATAATGAAGTAAGAAAGCTTGTACAAGAAAAATTGATTCCTCCTGAGCTACTTGAGGGTGCTTAA
- a CDS encoding serine protein kinase RIO, with the protein MRKLDLIKISGVVSAGKESRVYRGIDKNKKEFAIKIYLTFSSEFKQGILKYILGDPRFESIKIGNTHKLMSFWAKKEYVNLKKMYESGVSVPKPYAQNRNIVVMDFIGENGVRAPLLKELGADLENPGIIYNEIIENIKKIVCRANLVHGDLSEYNIMIFNDTPFIIDVSQAVHIKHPNAIDFLSKDIGNINRFFKRLFDLKIIEDRELIEEIKKCMEE; encoded by the coding sequence ATGAGAAAGTTAGATCTCATTAAAATAAGCGGTGTAGTAAGCGCTGGCAAAGAATCGAGGGTTTACAGAGGTATTGATAAAAATAAAAAAGAATTTGCAATAAAAATCTACCTTACATTTTCAAGCGAATTTAAGCAGGGAATTTTAAAATATATTTTGGGAGATCCTAGATTTGAAAGCATAAAAATAGGAAACACACATAAGCTGATGTCGTTCTGGGCTAAAAAAGAGTACGTAAATCTAAAAAAGATGTACGAAAGCGGGGTTTCGGTCCCAAAACCTTACGCTCAAAACAGAAACATTGTAGTTATGGACTTCATCGGCGAAAATGGTGTAAGAGCGCCTCTGCTGAAAGAGTTAGGAGCAGATCTGGAAAACCCTGGAATTATATATAATGAAATAATCGAAAATATTAAGAAGATTGTGTGTAGAGCTAATCTTGTTCATGGAGATCTGAGCGAATATAACATTATGATATTTAATGATACTCCATTTATAATTGATGTATCTCAAGCCGTACATATTAAACATCCTAATGCGATAGATTTTTTATCAAAAGATATTGGTAATATTAACAGGTTTTTTAAGAGATTGTTCGACTTAAAAATTATTGAGGACAGAGAGTTAATTGAAGAGATAAAAAAATGCATGGAGGAGTGA